A region of Ignavibacteriota bacterium DNA encodes the following proteins:
- a CDS encoding metallophosphoesterase family protein: MKHAVISWNNLQQSDYGKVHYDTVSRKGNKSKYQFISESSRFGKVTMKKMDFVEGVTPGFYYHTELNGLKPNTKYYFTLENDGKFSDEYYFITAPDDIEKIKFVAGGDSRLGGDKPRYAGRTPHIDRQNVMKLIAKLIDENPDIYAMIHGADFGTTADWRHLYWFFDDMKYSYGSDNRILPYFVSMGNHDTEIGFLENFYLGEDNINEDIAFSYYYSSKVTNDISLITLNTEISLTGEQYHWLEEELPELREKSKWLLVNYHKPAFPAVKDTNEYKFKRVRDNWIPLFEKYNIDLAIESDGHSLKRTIPIRNGKIDLERGITYIGEGGLGAPLREPDTNRWFLKGGFASKDLHVWLIEVTRKSIDLKAIGIENQLFDNHKIFKKLRQ, encoded by the coding sequence ATGAAACATGCAGTTATATCATGGAATAATCTTCAGCAAAGTGATTACGGCAAAGTTCACTATGATACAGTCAGCAGAAAAGGTAACAAATCCAAGTATCAATTTATTTCTGAATCCTCAAGATTTGGAAAAGTAACGATGAAAAAGATGGATTTTGTGGAAGGAGTAACGCCCGGTTTCTATTATCACACTGAATTAAACGGACTGAAACCGAATACGAAATATTATTTCACACTTGAAAATGATGGCAAGTTTTCCGATGAATATTATTTTATTACTGCTCCGGATGATATTGAAAAAATCAAATTTGTCGCAGGGGGTGATTCACGGCTTGGTGGCGACAAACCCAGATACGCCGGCAGAACTCCGCATATTGACAGGCAGAATGTAATGAAGCTCATAGCTAAGCTAATTGATGAAAACCCTGATATATATGCTATGATACATGGTGCAGATTTCGGCACTACGGCTGATTGGAGGCATCTGTATTGGTTTTTTGACGATATGAAATATTCCTACGGTTCAGATAACAGAATACTTCCATATTTTGTGTCTATGGGTAATCATGATACTGAAATTGGCTTCCTTGAAAATTTTTATTTAGGAGAAGATAATATCAATGAGGATATTGCATTCAGTTATTATTACAGTTCAAAAGTTACGAATGATATTTCACTCATAACTCTGAATACCGAAATTTCATTAACAGGTGAGCAGTATCATTGGCTTGAAGAAGAACTTCCTGAATTGAGAGAAAAATCAAAATGGCTGCTTGTGAATTATCACAAGCCGGCTTTCCCGGCCGTAAAAGATACAAATGAATATAAATTTAAAAGAGTAAGAGATAATTGGATACCTTTATTTGAAAAATATAATATTGATTTAGCAATAGAATCAGATGGTCACAGTCTTAAAAGAACAATTCCGATTAGAAATGGAAAAATTGACTTAGAGCGTGGGATTACTTACATTGGTGAAGGTGGTCTTGGAGCGCCTTTAAGAGAACCTGATACAAACAGATGGTTTCTTAAGGGAGGTTTCGCCTCAAAAGATTTACACGTCTGGTTAATTGAAGTTACCCGTAAATCAATTGATTTAAAAGCAATTGGAATTGAAAATCAATTATTCGACAATCATAAAATATTTAAGAAATTAAGGCAGTGA